The Pseudopipra pipra isolate bDixPip1 chromosome 8, bDixPip1.hap1, whole genome shotgun sequence sequence GCTTTTGGAAACAGGGAATAGTTTTGGAGATAGTGAAGACAACTAGAAGTTCAGTTTTACTTGGCTTTTAGAGGATTTTTAATGCCAAACTTCAGTTGCCTCTGTACATCTCACCCATTTTCAGCACAAGGCAGAGCTGGTACCTGCTCTTGCCATGAAGGAAGGAGGTGTCAGCGTGTACTGCAGCTGCGCTCGGCCTCCGTGTTTCCTGCTCATATAGTGTTATCTTTGGGTGAATTTGAAATTCCCCTCCTGCCAAgtgagctgctgcctgcacgGGCCAGTGGTCTGCTCggctcccctccctgctgctggtttGAAGCCAAGCCTCACCAGGTGTACAAATGCATAGCTCAGCCATCCATGTCCTCACTGTTCACTCCATACTTTTAGACATAATATTTACAATTGCACTTGGCCTTGTACACATAGCTTTATTCCAAATAAATGACCATGCTATATATTTCCTAGGCTTTTACAGTTTTTCTGTTCTGCAGCCAAAATTGCAGCTGTGCCCAAACTTGTGGCAAGGGGGTGTTGTAGAGCCTTTTATGGCGGCCCTGGACTCCCAGCACCGTGCTGGGCTTGCAAACCAGAGCTGCACCCAGTCCTCCTCTCAGCACTGGGACCCCTGCCCAAGTGACAACCAAGAAGCCCCTTGTGCCTCAGCACCCATTGTGTCCCATCCTTTTGCTTCTGATGCACTGGGGGGCCTTCCAGCCTGCAGTGCAGATGCGGCGttgggtgacaaggtgggaaCAAAGCCATCAAAGGGGACACCAGAAGCCAGGCCAGCAAATGGCTGTGGTGGGCACATGCTGCTGATCCTCTGCAATCATCCAGGCTAGTCCTGGGGCTCATGTTGAGTCAGGCGTTGAGTAATTCCTAGAAGCTCTAGGAAGTGTCAGTGGTTAAGGAAACCAGGCAATAATGTGGTATTAGTGGGTTCTTTTTCTGGAAGTtctcatgaaaaacaaaagatcTCATACACTGGTGTTTGTGAGTGTGCACAGACCCTTTGCATGAGAATGGAGGTGTTGTTCCTGGCACTGTGGCCAGATTGCAATCCACTAATTTATGGTCTGTTTACTTAAAATGCCACCTGCGGTTTCAGTAGGATCCAACATTAATTTATTATCCGAAGCTGTTGTATGTTGTTACTGCCTGTTGTTAACAGAGTTGCCGCACCTCTTCCCAGGAATGGCTGAGCTTACTTTGACCCCTACTCTGAGCTTGTGCATTGGTTTGTCTGCAAAGcactttgggattttttttggaatGGATAGAGAAGTTTTCTAAAGAAGTACTTTTTTAATCTTCTGGATGCAGGCTTGGGTGGGAGCAGTTATTCCCATTCCCTGCAGAAATATTTGGCTGCTACAGCTGAGATTGCTTAACAGTGGCAGTTCTCCAGGACATCTTAACTAACTAAGTGCTGCTTGCTACCATTGGATCTAGAGAATCTTGGGAAAGAACGTGATCAAATGTGTTAAAAAGCATCTGTTTTCATAACTGTAGCGAAAATCCCTGGATAGTTTGGTGtaattttccattgtttttGAACTCATGATCACGGATTGCTCTTCAAAAATAAGGAGTACTTAGAAGATGAACTGCAGGCCTGCCTCAGTGCACGGTGGCATGCTGTGACCTGATTTTGATGAGTGTATTCTTGCTTCCTCAGCAAACAAGAGCCAAGGGACCTTCTCTTAGCAAGAAGTAAAGTGTATTGGTGAGAGTCTTCAAACTGTGAAACAGTTGAAGTACTGGGTTTGTGTAGCAAGGTTTGGGTAGTGGTAGGGGCTGTGGGGGCAATTGCAAATGCCTGGCTCTGGAGGGAAGGATGGATTAGACCAATCCTTTTAGTTtatataaaaatgcttttttttacaGAAGCAGGAGAGTATTTGGAGGGCAGTGGACACTTCCTCAGCTCAGTTTGGGAAGTGCAGAGAGCATCATGAATTCTTTGTCCTTTACTTCTCTGCAGTGAAGATCACAGTTCTCTCTGCCCTTCGTGGTACAGCTGAGCAGGCTGGCTAGAGAAACTACTCAGGAACCTTCATTTCCagccaagcaaaaaaaaaaaaaaatggagcatGTAACACCTTCATTTGATAGCAGTTTTTGATAAGTTTGTGATTGAGGCAGGTTCCAGTTGATTAGGGAAATAGATTGTGCAAGGCAAGAGAAAGATATCAGTTTACAGTGCCAAAATACATGAGGAATTTGGATTACGACAGAGAGAGGTGAAAGTCCCTGCTCAAAATGCTCAGAGGCATATCCAGTTCACTTACAAACAGCCCAGCGGGTCTCTGAGATGGGTGATAGGGATCGAATGCACTTTGTCCTGAGCCAGAGCAATACTCCACTCATTCTTCAAATTCCTAAACTGTTCACCTTTCCCCACCCAGCTCTTAGCGGAGAAAACATTGGGAACTCAGCAGGGGATGCTGAAAACATGCAGGTATTGTAAAGGCAGGACTAGAGGTTTTTAGTGGTGAGAGAAAAGCAGTTTGATCTCATAGGACAGACTGGCCATCATGAAAACAGCCTGTAGCACtaggaatcttcattttgaCAGTTTGGGTAGCGAAGAGTGGCAGAGGtcttagagaaagaaaaacagtgttgTGATCTCCACTGAGCAGTGGCTGCCAAGCCTGTATGTTTCTACCGGGATCTCTCTCGGTATCCTTAGCCACAGAAACTGAGTTTAGAAAAGATGAAGATTACAGAACCTCTGCAGGCAGGTAGAGCTGTAGGCTGCAGTTGCAGGAGACAAAAGCCTAATCTGGAGTGAATGTTGTAGCTCCTTGAAGTGTGTCTTGGAAATGTTTTTCTAGTGCATATAAGAGTGAAGGAGGATGTATGAAAAGGGGGTGTTATTCCACGTGTTGGAGAGAGTGGGGAAAATTCAGGGAGTGCCCTTTTAAGGAGCAGTGTACGTATGGTACAACAGTGCACAGAAATCAGCCGTGACCACAAAAGGAGCATGAGTTAGGTTTCTTGAGGATTCAGGGTGGGGGGctagtttaatttaattttggatAATTTAAGACATTGAAtacaaaaataagttttaaaaatattttgagacaTTTATGCAAAAAGAGTATGTTTTTGTTAAACATAACAATGAAGGATTTGGACTGGAAATTAAAGAGCAgtgcaaacaaaagcaaaacatagtgcttggggtttttctcttcttctgtggTCAATCTGCAGAGTGTCTTTTGTGTCTTGATTGTTATTTTCAAACCAAAATGGCTGTGGGAGGCCAGTTCAATGCTATTCACAGCTCTGCTCATATTTTTGGCTAGAAGAAATGGTATCCAAGGGGTAAGAGCAATGGAACAGGGAGCTTAGTTCTTGTACAGAGTTGTACCTATTGGATATGGTCCACATTGTACCAAAGTATGTTCAGAGTTACCCAGTTCTGGCAAGGCTGCCCGAATAGGCATGTCCCATGCAGGCAGGGAGGTCTATGTGGAAGCCTCCTGGTGAAACACATATTTCTACCTTTAGAGCAGTGTGGGGTTCAGATCCAGGCTTTCAGATGATCTTCTCCCTTGGCTTCTTGGGGTTTCCTGATTTTGGATGCAGCTCTCACACTATGGCTAACACTCGCTCTCCCCCGCTGCAGGGTTTTGGCTGGTGTggaccatcatcatcatcctcagCTGCTGTTGTGTTTGCCATCATCGACGCACCAAGCATCGGCTCCAGGCCCAGCAGCGGCAACACGAGATCAACCTGATCGCCTACCGGGAAGCCCATAACTACTCGGCCCTGCCGTTTTATTTCCGTATGTATCTCACACTGTTTTCCCTGGAGACCAcggggagcagggcagcagcgAGTTTCCTGTCTTGGGTggtgggtggaaggagggaGTAGTGGTTGGACTCAGCAAGAGGTGGTGGGCACTTAACCATGCTGCCTAACCATGGCTTGCAGACAGGAGGTGGTATATTTCAAGCTGCTGGATGTATTTGAAACCCCTTGACTCTGGAGTTGAACCACACCAGCTACAGCACCTTCACACCTAGTCCTGAGAGTGCAGTGATTCATTCCCTGGGTGTTTTTCTGCAAAGGTTTCTCCTAGCCTGCACTTGCTGCTGGTGGGACTGAGATGTGGGAAGTGGCTTCATGAAATTTGGTCACACAAACtgggtggcagtgctggctggaaGCCTCAGCAGGGACTGTACTGGCTCCCACTCTGTGCTGTGGTTCCAAGACCACACTGCTGGTGAGCAGCCCTAGCACTCTGCACGAAGGAGCTGTTGcccacagcacagggaaggTACAATGACTTGATGCTCTCCTTGTGCCCTGATATGCTGTGCTAGAACAGCAAGTCTTGGCCTTCTGGCTAGAGATACCACAGCTGAGTTTCttgtaatggactgttgaatTGCATGTATGAACTTGCTTTTCTCATTAAACTCTGGCAGCCACCTCAGAAATCATCCCCAGCAGCCTTTTCCTCCCCAACCCCAGGGATATGCAATTGCACATGGAAAATTGCCGTGCTATCCTTAAATGTTTCCAGTATTTAGGTCCATTCTGTCTATATAGACTTATTTTGTTCCCTCTTAATagataaacaaaatatttcatgtatttGAGGGGTTATAAGTACAATAAATCAAACTCCTTTGCCAGTACTGTCAGTTTATTATGACTGCATCAGAAGAATTAAATCCAGCACTAAAACAGCAACCAAAAGCCAAGATCCCAAGTTCCTTGTAACCACTCGTGTCTCTTCATATTTGTACAATGCTTTGTGAGATGAAATCTTTGCTCTTGAAAATGGAAACTCGGCTGAGAAGCCAGTGTTGGAAAGGGCCGTGGAGTTGTTCCCTCCAGCCAACACAGGCCATCCCCCTGTGCAGTTTATGGGTCTGTGTTGGGGTATGTGGTCCAGGGAGGTTTGCCTGGTAGCTGTAAGTATAGATTTGAGAGCCAGGAGATCAGACTGCTGTTCCCAACTATGTCCATCTCATCCTGTAatggtgcccctcctgtgcctcaTTTGCTGCTTCTCTAAAACATGACACGCCTGCCTCACTTGGGACAAGTTTTGGCATCCCTTGTAGAGCCTACTGAGCTGTTCAGTGGGAAGGTGCTGGTAGGTGACAAATGCCATACCAACCTGTATTAGTGACTCGTTTCCTGAGATAAGCTGCTCCTGAAATAACTTCTCCTCCTTGCCTCCCACTTCTAGGGTTTTTGCCAAACTATTTACTACCTCCTTATGAGGAAGTGGTGAACCGCCCGCCGACCCCCCCGCCACCATACAGTGCCTTACATCAGCAGTGCATCCCAGCAGGCAGCAGTAGCACAATCCCAGACACGCCAAGGagcctgcagccagcacagagcagctctgcagcacccatCAGCAATAACAGCAGTACTGACAGCACCGGGGCCCCCGGCCTCGGCGACCCCGAGCCCTCCACCACCATGCTGGTCGAGCGAGCAGTTGCCAAAATGCAAAGCGCCGAGCCCGGCGGTACCAGCATGGGAGCCGAGCTAGTGGAGAGGGCCGGTCCCGATAAGGATACAGAGTGCAAGGAGGAACTGCTGAAAGGTTACAGCTCTGAAAGCTTagagcagagcagtgccatTCCTGACGCGAAGGACAAGACGCCGGGCAGGCAGCGCCGTTTCACCGGCGACTCGGGCATAGAAGTCTGCGTATGCAACCGGGGTCATCACGACGACGACCTCAAGGAATTCGACGGGCTCATCGATGATGCTCTGGACGGGCCCCTGGACTTCTGCGACAGCTGCAGTGGCCGTCCCCACGGGGACGAGGAGGAAGGGCTTTTCAGTGCCACCGAGGAGCAGCACCGCGAACACAGCCACCACCACCTGCCCCGGCAGCCGGTGTGTGTACTCTTGAACACAATAAATGAGCAGGACTCTCCAAACTCTTGCACCAATAACTCCCCCAGTTAAGGCGGCAAAGTGGAAGGGAGAAtcggggaaaaaaatacaaagaaataaaaatggaataaGAGGATTAAAACTTTTAACAGGAGGAAAAGGTGATACAACCttcttttttagtttatttttgtttctcccCCTCCAGTATAATGCGGGGACTAGTCCTCGAAGGCCCGGCTTGCGGAGGACGGGTTACTCTGGGTTTTGTTAATCATACTGTCCTGCTCCTTGGAGCAGGGACTGATGTTTCTCAATGAGACCTTCTAACAAATGGAATTTTTCCAATGGTGATTTTGGTGATGGTTACTATGTGTTTGTTGGTTTTAGTTTTCTGAAACACTGCTTTATCTCGCAATCAGTAAAACTCAGCAGATCTCACCCTGGGAGGATACCAAATCACCATAAGGCTTCAACCTCCAGGTGTCTTCCCAGAAGCGAGCAGCTTCTGACAGTGCCGGCAGTCAGTAGCCCAAGAGTTCTGGTTTGAAATAGTGCTCTTGAGGCATTGGGGATATCTTTTcgtctttcttccttttctttcttttttttttcccaatgttAAGTTTTCCTCAAGCTGATGAATGCCCGAACACATCAGCACTGTAATCTCCGGTGCTTCAGTGTTTAAGACAGCAGGTAGGAAATTTCCCACTTGAAGCTGGTGACTGAAGGACCAGTTTCTTCTAGAAGGAGTGTTAGTCTACCATAAGCAGTTTGAAGAGAAAAGGTTTGCAGAAATTAGCctttatatgtaatttttaaagataaGTGTGTTCCTTCAATGCCTCCAAGAGCACAGTTAGCAGTTAGAATCCAGGCAGCTGGGCTGCCTTCCAAGTACTGTGGTCTCCGAATGACCTTTTCCCGGTGTGCTGCAAAAGGgcttggctttatttttttcctttttttgcacCCGACAGCAGCACACTTGAGTTaagatgacaaaaaaagaacagggctctccttggccagcgtGCCTTCAAGCTTCAGCGATGCATGTTGAACAAATGGAGACGAGAGCTCCGTCCATTGCGAAGGGATGACTTACCATGTACACGTGGAAGACctgtgcagtatttttttttttttttatccaaaaGTTTGGTGCGATTCTAATAATGACCACTTAAAGAAATGaatgtctgttttctttctctttctttctttctttttttttttttgttatggtGGCAACTGGCTACTGTATAATGTCTGTGAGCGTGTGTGCGTGACTGCAATCCATGCATGCGAGTCCTACTGGTAATAAGAAAACCTGCTGTAAGACTGCAAGAAAATTTACTGTAGCTTTGCTTTAATAAACAGTAGAGATTTTGATAGTAAcaacctgaaggaaaaaaaaggaaaaaaaaaaaaaaggaagagctgaaACTAACATTCCCTAGAGTGCTCGTGTGGAAGAGAGCACAGTTCAGACTATGTGTCTTGTTCTTGGGATTTCTCCCTGTCCCTTTTATAATTATGGTCGTCCAGATCATTACTGTTATGGGGAGGAAAACCATTGAAAACTGAACTCGGACATACTCAGATTTGATTGATTGAAAACCAAAATCAGTTTTAAATAAGGTGGAAACCAAAATATAATGCCTTTTCTGATAACTTGCTCATGTGTACGTGTATCATTTTGTGAGGTAAGAACAAGATTTGTCTTtagtttgtggttttgttttgttgttctaACTAGAGGTACGTGGTGCTGTGCTGGCTACAGAGCAAGGGAAGTGGTGCTTATTCCAGCATTGTACCTGCACGTTTGAGAGTAATGCTCTTCCCTTAGAAGGTTTGGGAGAATCTTGCTCCTTTTCCCATCACAGCCTTTCTCTTTCATCAGAACACCTGATGAAGACAGCTCTTCAGTTTGTGTCTTAGGGCACTCTTAAGAATGAAGGACTTTGATTTGGATTCAGGAGACCTCATTCCTGGATGCCTGGAGCTTGAGTGGTAACAGAGAGGCTGCGCGTGCCCCAGAGCCAGGTGCTTGGGGACTGGTTGTTTTCAGCTGTATGCACCGACCAGGTGTATCTTTTGAGAAGAGAATTAAAGATCCCCAGTACCACCTCCAGGAATTTGGTACGTATTGGCCTCTGTCTTTGTTTCTCACACCACAGAGGAAGCTAAAAAAGCACATCAGCAGCCCATAGTGAGTGGTGTTTACTGCTGTAAATCCTGAGGACAGCCCTGTGCCAGTGCAAGACCCTCTGCCAACATTTCTGTTGGCCTAAGACAAAAATCTCCATGTTTGCTTTCCTGACATCCTACTAAGGTCAGGGGAACacgctgctgcttctctggaCATAGAGGTGAGTACCAGTAAACTGAGCTGATGTTcttacttttaaaaaggaagaagcagTGGTGTGCCTGTTTTATGACTCCTGGAGCTTTTCAGGCTTTTAAAGACCATAAAGAAACGAACGGGGCACAAACCATGTCTCTTGACCTCACAAATGcctgaggaggagcaggactGTCAGTGGCTCTCAGTGCTTTAGGCTTTTAGACCTGCAGCCTGGGCAAACTGGTATCGGGAGGAGTGATGCAGGGCAGAACACCGGGCACGTGAGCTCCTCAGACACATCCTCTTCAGGCAGGCAGAGGACTCCCAAACCTCCAGCTTTGGTGGAAAGGTGCTTGATCCCTGTGTAGAAAGCTGACATGGCCCAAACAGAGCTCTTCTCCAAATCCACGCTGTGGGTATAAATGCTGGAGCTGTGAGGGCGTGGGCAGGTGTGCATCTATAACACCAGAGCACCAAACCCCACCCATTCCCAGCTGTAAGGGGTGAGTGTTTTATGGGAGATGTGAATGTGTAGTTTCAAAACTGAGTTGCAATAGTGCAGCAGGTTTGACAGCAAATTAGTGTCAATCCACTGcttggtgttttgttttacaaCTTGCTTTAAGTGGTGTTGCTGATACTCCTTGAAATCTGTTCTTGCTGGAGTCCATGGCAGTGTGGATCTGCTTACACAGCGTGTTCTCAGCCACCAAAATTGGCTCTGAGGGCAAGGACCCAGCAGGTGTCCCAGTGGGCTTGGGGGATGTTACCTGGGGACAGGTGAAGAGCACAGTGTGGTGGCTCAGCAGGAGTGTCCCCTAGGCACAACGGAGGCCTGGGAGCATTGGATACTGCACTATTGCCTCTGTGTTCCCAAGTGACTCTTCAGCTCTGCTGATGCAAACTCCTCCTCTGAGAACACTGGTGTGATTTTCCTGCCACATATCATTGCATGTTTGTACAACCCTGTGGATGGGTGTTGGCTGAAGATGGAGGAGAAGGGAGTTGT is a genomic window containing:
- the WBP1L gene encoding WW domain binding protein 1-like isoform X5; its protein translation is MGVNNQSYICETGHCCGQSQCCNYYYELWWFWLVWTIIIILSCCCVCHHRRTKHRLQAQQRQHEINLIAYREAHNYSALPFYFRFLPNYLLPPYEEVVNRPPTPPPPYSALHQQCIPAGSSSTIPDTPRSLQPAQSSSAAPISNNSSTDSTGAPGLGDPEPSTTMLVERAVAKMQSAEPGGTSMGAELVERAGPDKDTECKEELLKGYSSESLEQSSAIPDAKDKTPGRQRRFTGDSGIEVCVCNRGHHDDDLKEFDGLIDDALDGPLDFCDSCSGRPHGDEEEGLFSATEEQHREHSHHHLPRQPVCVLLNTINEQDSPNSCTNNSPS
- the WBP1L gene encoding WW domain binding protein 1-like isoform X3, which gives rise to MPFLLGLRQDKETCMGVNNQSYICETGHCCGQSQCCNYYYELWWFWLVWTIIIILSCCCVCHHRRTKHRLQAQQRQHEINLIAYREAHNYSALPFYFRFLPNYLLPPYEEVVNRPPTPPPPYSALHQQCIPAGSSSTIPDTPRSLQPAQSSSAAPISNNSSTDSTGAPGLGDPEPSTTMLVERAVAKMQSAEPGGTSMGAELVERAGPDKDTECKEELLKGYSSESLEQSSAIPDAKDKTPGRQRRFTGDSGIEVCVCNRGHHDDDLKEFDGLIDDALDGPLDFCDSCSGRPHGDEEEGLFSATEEQHREHSHHHLPRQPVCVLLNTINEQDSPNSCTNNSPS
- the WBP1L gene encoding WW domain binding protein 1-like isoform X1, producing MARRLRAAMALLLLQALPEGLPAGVEPAQDKETCMGVNNQSYICETGHCCGQSQCCNYYYELWWFWLVWTIIIILSCCCVCHHRRTKHRLQAQQRQHEINLIAYREAHNYSALPFYFRFLPNYLLPPYEEVVNRPPTPPPPYSALHQQCIPAGSSSTIPDTPRSLQPAQSSSAAPISNNSSTDSTGAPGLGDPEPSTTMLVERAVAKMQSAEPGGTSMGAELVERAGPDKDTECKEELLKGYSSESLEQSSAIPDAKDKTPGRQRRFTGDSGIEVCVCNRGHHDDDLKEFDGLIDDALDGPLDFCDSCSGRPHGDEEEGLFSATEEQHREHSHHHLPRQPVCVLLNTINEQDSPNSCTNNSPS
- the WBP1L gene encoding WW domain binding protein 1-like isoform X4, whose product is MKEDSSQKEDKETCMGVNNQSYICETGHCCGQSQCCNYYYELWWFWLVWTIIIILSCCCVCHHRRTKHRLQAQQRQHEINLIAYREAHNYSALPFYFRFLPNYLLPPYEEVVNRPPTPPPPYSALHQQCIPAGSSSTIPDTPRSLQPAQSSSAAPISNNSSTDSTGAPGLGDPEPSTTMLVERAVAKMQSAEPGGTSMGAELVERAGPDKDTECKEELLKGYSSESLEQSSAIPDAKDKTPGRQRRFTGDSGIEVCVCNRGHHDDDLKEFDGLIDDALDGPLDFCDSCSGRPHGDEEEGLFSATEEQHREHSHHHLPRQPVCVLLNTINEQDSPNSCTNNSPS
- the WBP1L gene encoding WW domain binding protein 1-like isoform X2, encoding MFRSRFNQHLDHDGLPFFLKDKETCMGVNNQSYICETGHCCGQSQCCNYYYELWWFWLVWTIIIILSCCCVCHHRRTKHRLQAQQRQHEINLIAYREAHNYSALPFYFRFLPNYLLPPYEEVVNRPPTPPPPYSALHQQCIPAGSSSTIPDTPRSLQPAQSSSAAPISNNSSTDSTGAPGLGDPEPSTTMLVERAVAKMQSAEPGGTSMGAELVERAGPDKDTECKEELLKGYSSESLEQSSAIPDAKDKTPGRQRRFTGDSGIEVCVCNRGHHDDDLKEFDGLIDDALDGPLDFCDSCSGRPHGDEEEGLFSATEEQHREHSHHHLPRQPVCVLLNTINEQDSPNSCTNNSPS